The following DNA comes from Coprococcus phoceensis.
CGGGAATTGGAATGTCTGTTATAGCAATTCTTACATTAATTATGGGGTTGTTTGAAAATTTTCTTCCTGCATTTTTTGTATATATTGCAGTGGGAATCATTGTGGTTGATGTCGTGGTAATTATTATTTTAGAAAACACGCTATGCAGAAAGTAACAACCTTCCAGTTTATCAAACACAGTGAGGTCAAGAAACAAGGCGAAGCCGATACGCCGTAGGGCAGTTCTTGACGGAGCGTTCACAGTTCATTAACAGAAAAAATTATCCAAGGGATATGAGATGGCACAGCTATTTCATATCCCTTGTTTACTGTATTTTGGGGTTTTAGGGGGAACCCCTGACCCAGAGAACTTTTGTCAAAAAGTGTACTGGGCTACACTTCTGTATAAACAGAATAAAATGTTAAAAATATAACAATCTCTATTGAGAATATAACATCACTGTGCTATAATATATATAACAGATATGAAAGGACGTGATTACCGCATTTACAATGTCATATGACGCAAGTGTGAAATGTAAAAAACAGGATGTAAAGGGACTGATTCACCATAACGCAAGGGAGGTAGATATGCAGAATGATATAAATTTGAATCATTTTAACGAATGTATTGACAGTGATAGAACAATGTATAATCGTACATATTTCTATAATCAGAAGAAAAAATGTTTTGAGGAATGTACGGACGTTAAGCAGATTTATGATTCTCTGGATAAAAGACTTAAATGTGTAAAAAGACCACTGAGAAAAGATGCCGTTGTTCTTCGGTCAATGGTACTGCAACTTGACCCGAAATGGTATGAAGAGCATTACAGCGAACAGGAAAGATTATATTCTTATGATTGTATGATTGACTGGGTTTGTGACACTTTCGGAGAAAATAATATCATCAGTTTTTCCATTCACGAAGATGAGACAAATCCGCATATTCATGTTTCTTTTTGTCCCGTCACTTCTGACGGAAGACTTTCCCAGAAAGATTTTATTGATAAGTTCAAATTGAAACAGCAACACCAGTCTTTAAGAAAATATATGCTTGAACGGGGATTTGACATTGAGTTAGAAAACCGTAAATCAGGGGATTACACACGCCGACTGAGTGTTGAAGAATACAAGGACTTGGCAGAACTGAGAGCTGAACAGGAATTATTAGATTCTTCGTTCCGTTACAACGTACAGAGGGATAAAGAACTGCAATGCAAAGAAACTGACCTCTCCTGTCGTGAAGAAACGCTCAGGCAAAAAGAGACAGAGTTTGCAGATCGTGTGCAGGATTTTCTTATTGAATCAGAAAGCATCCGTCAAAGCCTTATGGAGATGGCGAACGAATACTGGGCGAAGCCAGATGAAGAAAATTCTCTGGTAAAATTTGTAAAGAAATGCTCTAGCCATGGTACTTCTCTTTATGACATTTATCTGAGACAGCAAAAAGCCGAAAAGGAACAGGCTGATAAAAGAATGGTAAAGCAGAAAGAACAGTTGGAACATTTCAAGGAAATTACAAGAAAATCATATTACAACGATTATAATAACTCTTTTCAGTTATCCTGAATGAATTAATATTTTGACACGCTCTAGTAAAACAGGGCGTGTTTTTTGTTTATAAAAATTTTATATTTACAAAAAAGACTCATAAATGAGTTGATTTTCCGAAAGTGAATTTTGGTGGAATTGACTTATAAAAATAATGTGTTATCTTTCAGTTATCAGACAAAAGAGCAAATTAATACAAAGAAAAAGTCTTTATTTTTGTAGCTTTTTGAATCTGAAATAAATTAATTTTTAAGGAGGACCAAATTATGAACGGTCTTAAAAGTTTTATGAAATTTGACTGGGATGATTTCGCAGCCGAAAAGGAATTTACGGTAAAATCAACTTCCGACTGGACTGATTACAATACAAAAGAAAAGTTGGGAACAAAAATTGAAGTTGTTATTTCAAAAGATGATACAACTTATCCTGGGAAAAAAGGAAATGAAGTCTCAAACATTTTCGAGACACTTTTCTTTAAGGTAAAGAAAGAGGTTGACGTTTCGCCAAAGAAAAAGGTTGTGCCAGTCAATCCAACAGTGACAGCATACGGAATGGATAAAGCAGGAAATTTCAGTTCGTTTTTGAACTGTCTGTCCATCACCTGTGAAGACATTTCTATTCTGTAATATCCAACCTATTTTATTCTTTTCCCCTCATTCTTGCTTTTCCCTTGTTC
Coding sequences within:
- the mobV gene encoding MobV family relaxase; translated protein: MSYDASVKCKKQDVKGLIHHNAREVDMQNDINLNHFNECIDSDRTMYNRTYFYNQKKKCFEECTDVKQIYDSLDKRLKCVKRPLRKDAVVLRSMVLQLDPKWYEEHYSEQERLYSYDCMIDWVCDTFGENNIISFSIHEDETNPHIHVSFCPVTSDGRLSQKDFIDKFKLKQQHQSLRKYMLERGFDIELENRKSGDYTRRLSVEEYKDLAELRAEQELLDSSFRYNVQRDKELQCKETDLSCREETLRQKETEFADRVQDFLIESESIRQSLMEMANEYWAKPDEENSLVKFVKKCSSHGTSLYDIYLRQQKAEKEQADKRMVKQKEQLEHFKEITRKSYYNDYNNSFQLS